In Deltaproteobacteria bacterium, a single window of DNA contains:
- the secG gene encoding preprotein translocase subunit SecG has protein sequence MTTVIIIVHVIVCVALIFFVLLQKGKGSEIGAVFGGTSQTVFGSSGAAPFLAKVTAAAAIIFMLTSLGLTFLSHHGGPSVMTGVESQPTPAAPPAQSESGPQQK, from the coding sequence ATGACAACCGTAATTATCATCGTCCATGTAATTGTCTGTGTCGCCCTGATCTTTTTTGTCCTGCTCCAGAAAGGCAAAGGTTCGGAGATCGGCGCGGTATTTGGGGGAACCAGCCAGACGGTGTTCGGCAGTTCCGGGGCTGCCCCCTTTCTGGCGAAGGTGACGGCCGCCGCCGCCATTATTTTTATGCTCACCTCATTGGGGCTGACCTTCTTGAGCCACCATGGCGGGCCGTCAGTGATGACCGGGGTGGAGAGCCAGCCAACTCCGGCCGCGCCCCCAGCCCAGAGTGAATCCGGGCCGCAGCAAAAATAG
- a CDS encoding triose-phosphate isomerase → MPLPKRFPLIAGNWKMHKTLAEATALAQEVREKMATPLAAEVVLAPPFTALAAVAQVLAGSQIKLAAQDTFWEKQGAFTGEISPLMLADVGCQYVIIGHSERRQYFGETNDTVNRKIKAALSVGLNPIVCIGETLEEREAGQTLTRVVKQLEEGLAGLAADQIARLVVAYEPIWAIGTGRTATPEQAQEVHAFIRQQLRTRFGDEVAKNRRLLYGGSVTPENISELIREPDIDGALVGGASLKAETFLRIAALGH, encoded by the coding sequence ATGCCTTTGCCGAAACGATTCCCGCTCATCGCCGGTAACTGGAAGATGCACAAGACCTTGGCGGAGGCCACCGCTTTAGCCCAAGAGGTGCGGGAGAAAATGGCCACCCCGCTGGCCGCGGAAGTGGTATTGGCCCCGCCTTTCACGGCCCTGGCGGCAGTGGCCCAGGTATTGGCCGGCTCCCAGATTAAGCTGGCCGCCCAGGACACCTTTTGGGAAAAGCAAGGGGCCTTTACCGGCGAGATCTCTCCCTTAATGCTCGCTGATGTCGGCTGCCAGTATGTGATCATCGGCCACTCGGAGCGGCGGCAGTATTTCGGCGAGACCAATGACACGGTGAACCGCAAAATCAAAGCCGCCCTGAGCGTCGGTCTGAACCCCATTGTCTGTATTGGGGAAACCCTGGAGGAACGAGAGGCCGGACAGACCTTGACCCGGGTGGTAAAGCAGCTGGAAGAGGGGCTGGCAGGTTTGGCTGCCGATCAGATCGCGCGCCTGGTGGTAGCCTATGAACCGATCTGGGCGATTGGCACCGGCCGCACCGCCACCCCCGAGCAAGCCCAAGAGGTCCACGCTTTCATCCGCCAACAGTTACGGACCCGCTTCGGAGATGAGGTCGCTAAAAATCGGCGTTTGCTCTATGGCGGCAGCGTTACCCCGGAAAACATCAGCGAGCTAATCCGGGAACCAGACATCGATGGGGCTCTGGTAGGAGGGGCTTCCCTAAAGGCCGAGACCTTTTTGCGCATTGCTGCTTTGGGCCATTAA
- a CDS encoding phosphoglycerate kinase, whose translation MKSIDEVDIRDKTLFIRVDFNVPLDRNRNITDDSRIRAVLPTINYCLDENAKVVLASHLGRPKNGPDENLSLAPVARRLSRLIHKRVKFAPDCIGPETQKIIKAMKPGDVVLLENLRFHPGEVKNDPEFARQLMENIDIYVNDAFAVAHRAHASVDAVTHYAPICVAGFLMRDEVHYFHKSMEDPARPLVALIGGAKISSKLTALINLLNHVDKLIVGGAMANTFLKAKGYHVGKSLVDDNLIDAAKKLMATALEKGVKFYLPVDCVVADAFDSRAETKITPVQEVPDEWVIADIGPATVTLFNEALQNAKTVVWNGPMGAFEIDAFSRGTQAMVHNVANSFALTIVGGGDTDVAIHKSGEIQKFSYISTGGGAFLELLEGKQLPGIVALQEWHKKHPDL comes from the coding sequence GTGAAGTCTATTGATGAAGTCGATATCAGAGACAAGACCTTATTTATCCGGGTTGATTTCAATGTTCCCCTGGATCGCAACCGGAACATCACCGATGACAGCCGCATCCGGGCCGTCTTGCCTACCATTAATTACTGCCTGGATGAAAATGCCAAGGTAGTTCTGGCCTCGCACCTGGGACGCCCTAAAAACGGACCGGATGAAAATCTTTCCTTAGCGCCGGTAGCCCGGCGGCTTTCCCGGCTCATTCATAAACGGGTGAAGTTTGCCCCGGATTGTATCGGTCCAGAAACCCAAAAAATCATTAAGGCCATGAAGCCGGGAGATGTGGTCTTGCTGGAAAATCTGCGCTTCCACCCCGGGGAGGTAAAAAACGACCCCGAGTTCGCCCGACAATTAATGGAAAACATTGACATCTACGTTAACGACGCCTTTGCCGTGGCTCACCGTGCCCATGCTTCCGTGGATGCCGTCACCCATTATGCTCCTATCTGCGTGGCTGGCTTTTTGATGCGGGATGAAGTGCACTATTTCCATAAGTCCATGGAAGATCCGGCCCGGCCCCTGGTCGCCCTGATCGGCGGCGCCAAGATTTCCAGTAAGCTGACGGCCTTGATAAATCTCTTAAACCACGTCGATAAATTGATCGTCGGTGGGGCCATGGCCAACACTTTTCTCAAGGCTAAGGGATACCATGTTGGCAAGTCCCTGGTGGATGACAATTTAATCGACGCGGCCAAAAAATTGATGGCTACCGCTCTGGAAAAAGGGGTAAAATTCTACCTGCCGGTCGATTGTGTGGTGGCTGATGCCTTTGATTCCCGGGCCGAGACCAAAATCACCCCGGTGCAAGAAGTACCGGATGAGTGGGTGATCGCCGATATCGGTCCGGCTACCGTGACCCTGTTCAACGAAGCCCTGCAGAATGCCAAGACCGTGGTCTGGAACGGACCCATGGGAGCCTTTGAAATCGATGCCTTCAGCCGGGGCACCCAGGCCATGGTGCACAACGTCGCCAATTCCTTTGCCCTGACCATTGTCGGGGGCGGGGATACCGACGTGGCGATTCATAAGAGTGGAGAAATACAGAAGTTTTCTTATATCTCCACCGGCGGTGGGGCCTTCCTGGAACTGCTGGAGGGCAAACAACTCCCCGGCATCGTTGCCTTGCAGGAATGGCATAAAAAGCATCCGGATTTATAA
- the gap gene encoding type I glyceraldehyde-3-phosphate dehydrogenase, whose product MPVRIAINGFGRIGRYLARISLAERQDVELVAINSRGDTETLAHLLRYDSIHGPFKGTVEAKADSMIIDGKEVHITRIDDPHQLPWKDMGVQIVLESTGAFRDRISNEGHLASGAHKVIIGAPGKKVDATFVYGVNHETYAPQQHQIVSNASCTTNCLAPVAKVIHDNFGLEYGLMTTIHSYTMDQRLLDGSHKDLRRARAAALSMVPTTTGAARVVTEVITELKGRLDGLAVRVPTANVSVVDLVATVKKSTTKEEVNRALATAQAGALKGVLHVSTVPLVSIDYNGCSYSSIVDAELTNVMGGNLVKVMAWYDNESGFSHRMIDMAVYMGQRLGS is encoded by the coding sequence ATGCCAGTTCGAATTGCTATCAATGGGTTTGGCCGTATTGGCCGCTACTTAGCTCGAATCAGCTTGGCGGAACGCCAAGATGTCGAGCTGGTAGCCATCAACAGTCGAGGCGATACCGAGACTCTGGCCCACCTGCTGCGTTACGATTCCATCCACGGCCCCTTTAAGGGCACGGTGGAGGCCAAAGCCGATAGCATGATCATCGATGGCAAAGAAGTCCATATTACCCGGATAGATGATCCGCATCAATTACCCTGGAAGGATATGGGGGTGCAGATCGTGTTGGAATCGACCGGAGCCTTCCGGGACCGCATCTCCAATGAAGGCCATCTGGCATCTGGGGCTCATAAAGTGATTATCGGCGCACCGGGCAAAAAAGTTGACGCCACTTTTGTGTACGGCGTCAACCACGAGACCTATGCTCCCCAGCAGCATCAGATCGTCTCCAATGCCTCCTGCACCACTAACTGTCTGGCGCCGGTGGCCAAAGTGATCCACGATAATTTTGGCCTGGAATACGGTTTAATGACTACCATTCACTCCTATACCATGGACCAGCGGTTGTTAGACGGTTCCCATAAGGACTTGCGGCGGGCCCGGGCTGCAGCTTTATCTATGGTGCCGACCACCACCGGGGCCGCCCGGGTGGTAACCGAAGTCATCACCGAACTGAAAGGACGCCTGGATGGGTTGGCCGTCCGGGTTCCGACCGCCAACGTTTCTGTGGTAGATTTGGTAGCGACGGTAAAGAAATCCACCACCAAGGAAGAGGTCAACCGGGCCCTGGCAACGGCTCAAGCAGGAGCGCTGAAAGGCGTTTTACATGTCTCTACGGTTCCTCTGGTCTCCATTGATTATAACGGCTGCAGTTATTCATCGATCGTGGACGCGGAATTAACTAATGTGATGGGCGGCAATCTGGTCAAAGTCATGGCCTGGTACGATAATGAATCAGGTTTTTCACACCGCATGATTGATATGGCGGTTTATATGGGACAACGCCTGGGCAGTTAA
- a CDS encoding ABC transporter permease → MVNLIRQLGCRTLSLVQEAGRMQLFLLQALGLFFVPPYRFRNIIKQLQFIGVKSSSIILLTGAFTGMVLGLQGYYTLRKYGSESALGSAVALSLVRELGPVLTALMVSGRAGSAITAEIGIMRITEQLDALDTMAINPMQYVVMPKMIAGLMAVPLLTAIFDVIGIWGGYLVGVVLLGVSSGSYFSGMVQSVESLDVNGGIVKSLVFGITIMLVACYKGYYTARGAEGVGRATTQTVVLSAVLVLGWDYILTSFFM, encoded by the coding sequence ATGGTCAATCTGATTCGCCAGCTTGGCTGCCGGACGCTGAGTCTGGTTCAGGAAGCTGGTCGGATGCAATTATTTCTGTTGCAAGCCCTGGGGCTGTTTTTTGTCCCGCCCTACCGGTTCCGTAATATTATCAAGCAGCTGCAGTTTATCGGGGTCAAATCGAGCTCGATCATTCTGCTCACCGGTGCCTTTACGGGCATGGTCCTGGGGTTGCAGGGTTATTATACTTTAAGGAAGTATGGCTCCGAGAGCGCCCTGGGATCTGCGGTGGCCTTAAGTCTGGTACGGGAACTGGGGCCGGTATTGACCGCCTTGATGGTCTCAGGTCGGGCCGGTTCCGCCATCACTGCCGAAATCGGCATTATGCGGATCACCGAGCAACTCGATGCGCTGGACACCATGGCCATCAATCCCATGCAATATGTGGTGATGCCCAAGATGATCGCCGGATTGATGGCGGTGCCGCTGTTGACCGCCATCTTCGATGTAATCGGCATCTGGGGCGGTTATCTGGTGGGCGTGGTCTTATTGGGCGTGAGTTCGGGAAGTTACTTTTCAGGCATGGTGCAAAGCGTGGAATCTTTAGATGTTAATGGTGGTATCGTCAAGTCCCTGGTGTTTGGCATTACCATCATGCTGGTCGCCTGTTACAAAGGTTATTATACAGCCCGCGGCGCTGAGGGGGTCGGTCGGGCTACCACTCAAACCGTGGTCCTCTCCGCGGTGCTGGTGCTAGGGTGGGATTATATCCTCACCTCCTTTTTCATGTGA
- a CDS encoding ABC transporter ATP-binding protein — translation MIRIIDLTRSFNGHAVLDGINLEVPQGEITVIIGKSGVGKSVLLKHIIGLLKPDRGQVLIDGVDITKARGQTLKELKQRFAYLFQGGALFDSLTVFENVAFPLREKTKLSEAEINSRTRERLAQVALTAEVENKFPDELSGGMKKRVALARALIQEPEIILFDEPVTGLDPPMTNTVFHLISKTHQESGYTALIVSHDIPEIFGIADHVAMLHKGRIIAYGSPEDIQRETNPVVQHFIQGEPDFLEE, via the coding sequence ATGATCCGAATCATTGATCTGACCCGATCCTTCAATGGCCACGCCGTCCTGGACGGTATCAATCTGGAGGTTCCCCAGGGGGAGATTACCGTCATCATCGGCAAAAGTGGAGTCGGCAAGAGCGTCTTGCTGAAGCATATCATCGGTCTGCTTAAACCGGACCGGGGCCAGGTGTTGATCGATGGGGTGGATATCACCAAAGCCCGGGGGCAGACCCTTAAGGAATTGAAGCAGCGGTTTGCCTATCTCTTCCAGGGCGGAGCTTTATTTGATTCATTGACCGTGTTTGAGAACGTTGCTTTTCCCTTGCGAGAAAAAACCAAGCTGTCGGAAGCGGAAATCAACAGCCGCACCCGGGAACGCTTGGCTCAGGTGGCCCTCACTGCCGAGGTGGAAAACAAGTTTCCCGATGAGTTGAGCGGGGGCATGAAGAAGCGGGTGGCCCTGGCCCGGGCCCTGATTCAGGAGCCGGAGATTATCCTGTTTGATGAGCCGGTAACCGGCCTGGATCCACCCATGACCAATACTGTCTTTCATTTGATTAGCAAGACCCACCAGGAGAGTGGCTACACCGCACTGATCGTCAGCCACGATATTCCCGAGATCTTTGGGATTGCCGATCACGTGGCCATGCTCCACAAAGGCCGCATTATCGCTTACGGTTCCCCAGAGGACATCCAGCGGGAAACCAATCCGGTGGTTCAACATTTCATCCAGGGGGAGCCGGATTTTTTGGAGGAATGA
- the mlaD gene encoding outer membrane lipid asymmetry maintenance protein MlaD, translating to MKKASLELIVGLFVLIGLACLIYLAVHLGEWEMFGKGYRVKAEFDNISGLKVGAPVEIAGVEVGRVEAIQVTKDNLACLTLKLNKGVEVHDDAIASIRTKGIIGDKFVKLMPGSSERLIPPGGKIHDTESAVEWEELISKFIHGKV from the coding sequence ATGAAGAAAGCCAGCCTCGAATTGATCGTCGGCCTGTTTGTCCTGATCGGTCTGGCCTGTTTGATCTATCTGGCCGTTCATTTAGGAGAATGGGAAATGTTTGGCAAGGGTTATCGGGTCAAGGCCGAGTTTGACAACATCTCGGGTTTAAAAGTGGGAGCGCCGGTCGAAATCGCCGGGGTGGAAGTGGGGCGGGTGGAAGCCATCCAGGTCACCAAGGATAATTTGGCTTGTCTGACCCTCAAACTCAATAAGGGGGTGGAAGTTCATGATGACGCCATCGCCTCGATCCGGACCAAAGGGATTATCGGGGATAAGTTTGTCAAGCTGATGCCCGGCAGTTCGGAGCGGCTGATTCCTCCGGGTGGCAAAATTCATGATACTGAGTCAGCCGTGGAATGGGAAGAATTGATCAGTAAATTTATCCATGGTAAGGTCTGA
- a CDS encoding ABC transporter substrate-binding protein has product MRLLVVGVCLYLAMVMVTPAAWGSSAMDQLRSTVDEVISILSNPSLKRPGQEKRRLQMVKQAINQRFDYSEMAKRSLSRYWKPLSPSQREQFVELFSQLLERSYSGKLEAYSNEKVIYQSERLDGDYAEIRTIVARPNDRIPMNYRMINKGGKWWVYDIVIEGVSLVSNYRNQFGRIIRESSYQELVRRMQTKVKAQQGVKRL; this is encoded by the coding sequence ATGCGACTGCTGGTAGTTGGCGTCTGCCTTTATCTGGCTATGGTCATGGTAACTCCCGCAGCCTGGGGAAGCTCGGCCATGGATCAACTGCGGTCCACGGTGGATGAGGTGATCAGCATCCTCTCCAATCCCAGTCTGAAAAGACCTGGCCAGGAAAAGCGACGCCTCCAGATGGTGAAACAGGCTATTAATCAGCGCTTTGATTACTCGGAAATGGCCAAGCGAAGCCTCTCCCGCTATTGGAAGCCACTCAGTCCCAGCCAACGGGAGCAGTTCGTCGAGCTGTTCAGCCAACTGCTGGAGCGGTCCTATTCCGGCAAGCTGGAGGCCTATTCGAATGAAAAAGTAATCTATCAGTCAGAACGGCTGGATGGCGACTATGCCGAGATCCGGACAATAGTGGCCCGACCCAATGATCGGATTCCGATGAATTACCGGATGATCAATAAAGGCGGCAAGTGGTGGGTCTATGATATTGTGATCGAAGGGGTCAGTCTGGTCAGCAACTACCGGAACCAGTTCGGCCGCATCATCCGGGAATCATCTTATCAGGAATTGGTGCGGCGGATGCAGACCAAGGTAAAAGCCCAGCAAGGGGTTAAAAGGTTATAA
- a CDS encoding lysophospholipid acyltransferase family protein codes for MIAEFLVSALARLWYRLDRRHRQITMRNLAFAYGPEMPPDHRQRLAQEVFRQFIRLFGEGLELLILPLSRIKNKVEIIGQEHFEAALAQGRGVLAITAHAGNWEYTVMGYGLHYQPVAVVAREHDHPLLNRLIRYLRERGHNWMIVKQGGLKAIISHLKQNHIVGVVIDQNTTTKGGVLVDFFGHRARTTPMAAILARRFDTPVIPVFSQRLPNGRHRLVIHPPLPLVKTGDEKADILAQVQAQTQAIEAWVRRYPEQWLWLHKRWKNQYPELYRNL; via the coding sequence ATGATTGCTGAATTTCTAGTTTCGGCCCTAGCCCGGCTGTGGTATCGGTTGGACCGGCGGCATCGCCAGATTACCATGCGCAATCTGGCATTTGCCTATGGACCGGAAATGCCCCCCGATCACCGCCAACGTCTGGCCCAAGAGGTCTTTCGACAGTTTATACGGCTGTTCGGGGAAGGATTGGAACTGCTAATCCTGCCGCTCTCCCGGATCAAAAACAAGGTGGAAATTATTGGCCAGGAGCACTTTGAAGCTGCCTTGGCCCAGGGCCGGGGGGTGCTGGCCATCACCGCCCACGCCGGTAACTGGGAATATACCGTTATGGGTTATGGCCTGCATTATCAGCCGGTGGCAGTGGTGGCTCGAGAGCACGACCATCCCCTGCTCAATCGCCTGATCCGTTATTTAAGGGAACGAGGCCACAACTGGATGATTGTCAAGCAGGGCGGGCTGAAGGCAATTATTTCACATTTGAAACAGAACCATATTGTCGGGGTGGTAATCGACCAGAATACTACTACCAAGGGCGGGGTATTGGTGGATTTTTTCGGCCATCGGGCCCGCACCACGCCCATGGCGGCGATTTTAGCCCGTCGCTTCGATACCCCGGTAATTCCGGTGTTCTCGCAACGCTTGCCCAACGGCCGCCACCGGCTGGTTATCCACCCGCCGCTGCCGCTGGTCAAAACAGGGGATGAAAAGGCCGATATCCTGGCCCAGGTCCAGGCCCAGACCCAGGCCATCGAAGCCTGGGTGCGCCGTTACCCAGAACAATGGCTCTGGCTCCACAAGCGTTGGAAAAACCAGTATCCGGAATTATATCGCAACTTGTAA
- a CDS encoding glycosyltransferase family 4 protein: protein MSHPRHTYTILHTESSRGWGGQERRILSEAEVMRERGHRLIIGADPRGELWQRSRRAGFAVVNLDFGGFNNLKAVWALRQVCRSAVVDILNTHSSLDSWIGLLSTANLRGPANHQRPRLVRTRHLTTPIQGTWPTRLLYQAPEAVITTGQAIKELIVSRARVPAERVYPVPTGVRLTEFHPRPVEARPLLPQTWPSEAYIIGVVAVLRSWKGHLYLLEALKRLATAEEPAYLLIIGDGPYREVIRDRIQSLGLTERVWMTGHQEQVADWLARMDVVVLSSYANEGVPQALLQAMAMARPVIGTSCGGIPEIITSGVNGLLVPPRDPEALAQALQSLRRNPEQARAFGRQGLALVQDHFSLSHMAEAVEAIYDRVLSRPNP from the coding sequence ATGAGTCACCCACGCCATACATATACCATCCTGCATACCGAATCGTCTCGGGGCTGGGGCGGCCAGGAGCGGCGCATCCTGAGCGAAGCCGAAGTCATGCGGGAGCGGGGACATCGGCTGATCATCGGGGCCGATCCCCGAGGAGAGTTATGGCAGCGCTCCCGCCGGGCCGGGTTCGCAGTGGTGAACCTCGATTTCGGAGGGTTTAATAATCTAAAAGCAGTGTGGGCCTTACGCCAGGTTTGTCGGTCCGCTGTAGTGGATATTCTCAATACCCACAGCTCTCTGGATAGCTGGATCGGGCTGTTATCGACTGCAAATTTGAGGGGGCCGGCCAATCATCAGCGGCCCCGGTTGGTCCGCACCCGTCATTTAACTACGCCCATTCAGGGTACCTGGCCGACCCGTTTGCTTTATCAGGCCCCGGAAGCGGTAATTACTACCGGCCAGGCCATCAAAGAGTTGATTGTCAGCCGGGCCCGGGTGCCGGCCGAGCGGGTCTACCCTGTCCCTACCGGGGTGCGGTTGACGGAATTTCACCCCCGTCCGGTGGAGGCCAGGCCGCTCCTACCCCAAACCTGGCCATCCGAGGCTTATATCATTGGCGTGGTCGCGGTGTTGCGCTCCTGGAAGGGGCATCTTTATCTGCTGGAAGCCCTGAAACGGTTGGCCACGGCTGAAGAACCAGCTTACCTGCTGATCATCGGAGACGGTCCCTATCGGGAAGTCATCCGGGACCGCATTCAGTCATTGGGACTGACGGAAAGGGTGTGGATGACCGGACATCAGGAACAGGTGGCCGACTGGCTGGCCCGGATGGATGTGGTGGTGCTGTCCTCTTATGCCAACGAAGGGGTTCCCCAGGCCCTGTTGCAGGCCATGGCCATGGCCCGACCGGTAATCGGGACCTCTTGTGGCGGCATTCCGGAAATCATTACGTCGGGCGTGAACGGCCTGTTGGTGCCGCCCCGGGACCCGGAAGCCCTGGCCCAGGCCCTGCAATCCCTGAGGCGCAACCCGGAGCAGGCCAGAGCCTTTGGCCGCCAGGGACTGGCCCTGGTGCAGGACCACTTTTCTCTCAGCCACATGGCTGAGGCCGTGGAGGCCATTTATGACCGGGTTCTGTCGAGGCCAAACCCCTGA
- a CDS encoding glycosyltransferase, with amino-acid sequence MSTKKIKVLHLLVTLPVGGAEDLVAAIVRGLDDARFQVQVACIGSPGPVGMELTRAGHQVISLGLDIKHTLGGKIIMAVRRLLQKEKPDILHTHLYHPNLYGRLAALGLDLPVVASVHNSYTRVKFHRQLWNLLLWPLTDRLLVGSSQVEADVRQYDRVPASRVTLLPYGIRMEELDIPDSPTAAKARLGLSGFCLGTIGRLEEQKGQKYLLAALPELRRQIPDLTLLLVGEGRLAAELQTQAQALEVADMVRFLGTRRDLPQLYRAMDIFVLPSLWEGLPLVLLKAMAAGLPVVATRVSGSSEVIKDSENGCLVPPGQPGPLADAILKLYYRPELRQAWGQQARQTIAESYSIQAMLQRLSEIYLSLYSKRQEL; translated from the coding sequence ATGTCTACCAAGAAAATTAAAGTCCTGCATCTGCTGGTTACCCTGCCGGTCGGCGGGGCAGAGGACCTGGTGGCCGCTATTGTCCGGGGACTCGATGACGCCAGGTTCCAGGTCCAGGTCGCTTGTATCGGCTCTCCCGGTCCGGTCGGCATGGAGCTTACCCGTGCCGGTCACCAGGTTATCAGTCTGGGCCTGGATATCAAACACACCCTGGGCGGGAAGATAATAATGGCGGTAAGGCGCTTGCTCCAGAAGGAAAAACCCGATATCCTGCACACCCATCTTTACCACCCCAACCTGTATGGCCGTCTGGCTGCCCTGGGTCTGGATCTGCCGGTAGTGGCCTCGGTGCATAATTCCTATACTAGGGTTAAGTTCCATCGTCAGTTGTGGAATTTGCTGCTGTGGCCGCTGACTGATCGCCTGTTGGTCGGTTCCTCTCAGGTTGAAGCTGATGTCCGGCAATATGACCGGGTCCCGGCTTCCCGGGTAACTCTCCTACCCTATGGTATCCGCATGGAGGAATTGGATATTCCCGACAGCCCTACCGCGGCCAAAGCCCGGCTGGGGTTGAGCGGGTTCTGTCTGGGCACCATTGGCCGACTGGAGGAGCAGAAAGGGCAGAAATATCTGCTGGCGGCCTTGCCGGAACTACGGCGCCAAATCCCTGACCTGACCCTGCTGTTGGTGGGCGAAGGGCGGTTGGCAGCTGAGCTGCAGACCCAGGCCCAAGCCCTGGAAGTGGCTGATATGGTCCGTTTCCTGGGAACCCGCCGGGATCTGCCGCAACTCTACCGGGCCATGGATATCTTTGTGCTGCCCTCTCTATGGGAAGGGCTGCCGCTGGTGCTCTTGAAAGCCATGGCCGCAGGGTTGCCAGTGGTGGCGACCCGAGTCAGCGGCTCCAGCGAGGTCATTAAGGACAGTGAGAATGGCTGTTTGGTGCCTCCGGGGCAGCCCGGCCCCTTGGCAGACGCCATCCTCAAGCTTTATTACCGTCCCGAGCTGCGCCAGGCCTGGGGCCAACAGGCCCGGCAGACTATCGCCGAGAGCTATTCAATCCAGGCCATGTTGCAGCGATTATCAGAGATCTACCTGTCTCTGTACTCCAAACGACAGGAGTTATGA
- a CDS encoding glycosyltransferase family 1 protein — MGFDFTRKWLNRKPEGPELVSAKPGRPWLLMVTSEKRNQNYYRDVELARRFSTIWISEAFPFSQYGYDLKEIVGRLSPSQQIDWVWVNYRHSFTAKLSGWEELGAPVAAFVGDPHDFIRTEPRFKQKIDFFHYLRPEILINPYPNANGLVRPVMNGAQTPMVGCYWAVPTRIFRPQGRWRRYDIGCLGSHTPGTYPFRNQVREYLLAQRRLKFFKKLRVCGHDGVIFSRALNRLRASFTCASIYQYTLMKYFEIPACGTLLFAEPTPDLEALGFRDGENFVAVNPDNFIEKMEHYLIAAPEEMVRISQAGVELINQRHTWEKRVTGLVRAIARHLKTKWPEDVYQEN, encoded by the coding sequence ATGGGTTTTGATTTTACCCGGAAGTGGCTCAACCGCAAGCCAGAGGGCCCCGAATTGGTTTCGGCCAAACCGGGCCGGCCCTGGCTGTTAATGGTCACTTCTGAAAAACGCAATCAGAATTATTATCGGGACGTGGAACTGGCCCGCCGATTCTCCACTATCTGGATCAGCGAAGCTTTCCCCTTTTCCCAATATGGTTATGATTTAAAGGAGATCGTCGGCCGCCTGAGCCCGAGCCAGCAGATCGATTGGGTTTGGGTCAATTACCGCCATAGTTTTACTGCCAAATTGAGCGGCTGGGAGGAGCTGGGAGCGCCGGTGGCGGCTTTTGTCGGCGACCCCCATGATTTCATCCGGACCGAGCCCAGATTTAAGCAGAAGATTGACTTTTTTCACTACTTGCGACCTGAAATATTAATTAATCCTTATCCTAATGCCAATGGCTTGGTCAGGCCGGTTATGAACGGTGCCCAGACGCCGATGGTTGGATGTTATTGGGCCGTTCCCACCCGTATTTTCCGGCCGCAAGGCCGCTGGCGGCGATATGATATCGGTTGTTTAGGCTCCCATACCCCGGGGACCTATCCCTTTCGCAACCAGGTCCGGGAATATTTACTGGCGCAGCGCCGATTAAAATTTTTCAAAAAGCTCCGGGTCTGTGGCCATGATGGGGTAATTTTCTCCAGGGCCTTGAACCGGTTACGGGCCTCCTTCACCTGTGCTTCGATTTATCAATATACCTTGATGAAATATTTTGAAATTCCGGCCTGCGGGACTCTCCTCTTTGCCGAGCCGACTCCGGATCTGGAGGCTCTGGGGTTCAGGGATGGTGAAAATTTTGTGGCGGTAAACCCTGATAATTTTATCGAAAAAATGGAACACTACCTGATCGCCGCCCCCGAGGAGATGGTCAGAATCTCCCAGGCCGGGGTTGAATTGATCAACCAACGCCATACCTGGGAAAAGCGGGTGACCGGGTTGGTCCGGGCTATCGCCCGCCATCTCAAAACCAAATGGCCTGAGGATGTCTACCAAGAAAATTAA
- a CDS encoding tetratricopeptide repeat protein yields MQFTRYLLLSLIGLSLINPSPSWGDKVKEAMQSAARNYYRHAMMLGTDGKDAEAVRALQQAVGCDADFYEAYSMMGSSLDRLGRYGEAEEALRRAIQINPNYAEGYYYLGIFLKNRGRTQEAEQAFQKARQLQR; encoded by the coding sequence ATGCAATTTACCCGCTACCTGCTACTGAGTCTGATCGGTCTATCCCTGATAAACCCTTCTCCGAGTTGGGGTGACAAAGTAAAGGAGGCCATGCAAAGCGCCGCCCGCAATTATTATCGCCATGCTATGATGTTGGGTACCGATGGCAAAGATGCCGAAGCAGTCCGAGCTTTGCAACAGGCAGTCGGTTGCGACGCTGATTTTTATGAGGCCTATAGCATGATGGGCTCTTCGTTGGATCGTCTGGGCCGCTATGGGGAAGCCGAAGAGGCCCTGCGCCGGGCCATCCAGATCAATCCCAATTATGCCGAAGGGTATTATTACCTGGGAATATTTTTAAAGAATCGGGGGCGGACTCAAGAGGCCGAGCAGGCCTTCCAAAAGGCCCGACAACTGCAGCGCTGA